In a genomic window of Bos mutus isolate GX-2022 chromosome 6, NWIPB_WYAK_1.1, whole genome shotgun sequence:
- the PIGG gene encoding GPI ethanolamine phosphate transferase 2 isoform X5, producing MFPVVEGRPMREQLRFLHLNTVQLSKLLQENVPSYNKEPGFEQFKVSERSHRNWIRLYLEENNSEVVFNLGAKVRRQYLDALRTLKLSLSRRAAQYDVYSMAVGTVLVLEALVLLLLSVPQALSSRAELDVPLLSPVCSLLFYLLLLALAALHVVVCTAADSSCYLCGLPWLAAGGVMTLIAALLCAGMSALTRVFAGGKCLSQNPPQSTSRWSELDLLSFLGTVGHVLSLGASSFIEEEHQTWYFLVNTLCLALCHQIYRKCLLGDDCAPQHCPHTGEEFDGVAVALQGKRAGPEGWELNRAPADPSSLEALRGSERWMVLASPWLVLACCRLLRSLNQTGVQWAHRPDLGHWLTSSDHKAELSVLAALSLTMIFVLVQKRCSLTSKVAMAFGLLGIYCYRAAIGNVLFPWQQDNKDISKGITEARFVYVFVLGILFTGTKDLLKSQIIAADFTARTVGLWEIHSGLVLLATLLLRPHNLPVLVLSLAIQTIMAQFVWRPLRHDVAEVTVMHYWFGQAFFYFQGNSNSIATVDISAGFVGLDAYMEIPAIFLTAFATYSGPVLWASHLVNFLTSEASSGSALSHACFCYALICSIPVSVYIILVTSLRYHLFIWSVFSPKLLYEGMHLLITAAVCIFFIAMDQTNTKS from the exons ATGTTCCCAGTTGTAGAAGGAAGACCGATGCGGGAACAGCTGAGGTTCTTACATTTAAATACAGTACAGCTTAGCAAGTTGTTGCAGGAGAATGTTCCATCATACAACAAAG AGCCTGGATTTGAGCAGTTTAAAGTGTCGGAAAGATCGCACAGAAACTGGATCAGATTGTACTTGGAGGAAAATAACTCAGAAGTCGTTTTCAACCTGGGAGCCAAGGTTCGCAGGCAGTACCTGGACGCACTGAGGACGCTGAAGCTGTCGCTGAGCAGACGAGCGGCCCAGTATGACGTCTACTCCATGGCGGTGGGGACCGTCCTGGTCCTGGAG GCCCTCGTCCTGCTCCTGCTCAGTGTCCCGCAGGCGCTGAGCAGCAGGGCTGAGCTGGACGTCCCCCTGCTGTCGCCCGTGTGCTCTCTGCTCTTCTACCTGCTGCTCCTGGCGCTCGCAGCGCTCCACGTCGTCGTGTGCACCGCCGCTGACAGCTCGTGCTACCTGTGCGGCCTCCCGTGGCTGGCTGCGGGCGGAGTGATGACGCTGATCGCCGCACTGCTCTGCGCGGGCATGTCTGCTCTCACCAGGGTTTTTGCCGGTGGGAAGTGTCTGAGTCAG AATCCACCTCAGTCCACCTCAAGGTGGTCAGAGTTAGATCTTCTCAGCTTCTTGGGAACCGTGGGCCATGTGCTGAGTCTGGGCGCAAGCAGCTTCATCGAAGAGGAGCACCAGACCTGGTACTTCCTCGTCAACACACTGTGTTTAGCTCTGTGCCACCAGATCTACAGAAAGTGCCTTCTGGGCGACGACTGTGCCCCTCAGCATTGCCCACACACGGGAGAGGAGTTTGACGGGGTCGCGGTGGCCCTGCAGGGCAAGCGTGCTGGCCCTGAGGGGTGGGAGCTCAACCGAGCGCCCGCAGACCCCTCCTCCCTGGAAGCCCTCAGAGGCTCTGAGCGGTGGATGGTGCTGGCGAGCCCCTGGCTGGTTCTGGCCTGCTGCCGGCTGCTGCGGTCCCTGAACCAGACCGGTGTGCAGTGGGCCCACCGGCCCGACCTGGGGCACTGGCTCACCAG CTCTGATCATAAGGCTGAACTCTCTGTTCTGGCCGCACTTTCCCTCACCATGATTTTTGTGTTGGTTCAGAAGAGGTGCTCCCTCACATCAAAAGTGGCCATGGCGTTTGGCCTGCTGGGCATCTATTGCTACCGGGCGGCCATTGGAAATGTGCTGTTCCCATGGCAACAAGACAACAAAGACATTTCAAA gGGCATTACCGAGGCTCGTTTTGTTTATGTCTTTGTCCTTGGCATTCTATTCACGGGCACCAAAGACTTGCTTAAATCTCAAATCATTGCTGCAGACTTCACGGCCAGGACTGTGGGCCTCTGGGAGATACACAGCGGCTTAGTTCTCCTGGCAACACTGCTCCTCAGACCCCACAATCTCCCCGTCTTGGTGCTGAGCCTCGCAATCCAGACCATCATGGCTCAGTTCGTCTGGAGGCCCCTGAGGCATGACGTAGCTGAGGTCACTGTGATGCATTACTGGTTTGGTCAAGCATTCTTCTATTTTCAG GGAAACTCCAACAGCATCGCCACTGTGGACATCTCAGCAGGCTTCGTGGGCCTGGATGCCTACATGGAGATCCCAGCCATATTCCTGACGGCATTTGCGACATACTCGGGGCCTGTGCTGTGGGCCAGCCACCTGGTGAACTTCCTGACCTCAGAAGCCAGCAG CGGCTCGGCACTGAGTCATGCTTGCTTCTGCTACGCGCTCATTTGTTCTATTCCAGTTTCTGTCTATATCATTTTGGTGACGTCCCTGcgttatcatttatttatatggaGTGTGTTTTCTCCAAAACTTCTCTATGAGGGAATGCATCTACTCATCACAGCTGCTGTCTGTATATTCTTCATAGCCATGGACCAAACCAACACAAAGTCTTAG